One Brassica napus cultivar Da-Ae chromosome C4, Da-Ae, whole genome shotgun sequence genomic region harbors:
- the LOC106392135 gene encoding serine/threonine-protein kinase SRK2J-like, with amino-acid sequence MEKYEIVKDLGFGNFGLARLMRNKKTNELLAVKFIDRGYKIDENVAREIVNHGSLNHPNIIRFKEVVLTPTHLGIVMEYAAGGELFDRISSAGRFSEAEARYFFQQLICGVYYSHAMQICHRDLKLENILLDGSPAPRLKICDFGYSKSSILHSNPKSTVGTPAYIAPEVFGRSEYDGKSVDVWSCGVALYVMLVGAYPFEDPKDPRNFRKTVQKIMAVKYKIPGYVHISEDCRNLLSRIFVANPSHRITLKEIRSHAWFLKNLPRELKESAQAVYYQRNVNLINLSPQRVDDIMKIIGEARTLPDLSRPLESREDGEKDDVEEEEEYLDANDEECDDEYP; translated from the exons ATGGAGAAGTATGAGATCGTGAAGGATTTGGGATTTGGTAATTTCGGATTGGCTCGGCTTATGcgtaataaaaaaacaaacgagCTTCTGGCTGTCAAATTCATAGATAGAGGATACAAG ATAGACGAGAACGTTGCAAGAGAAATCGTCAATCACGGATCTCTCAATCATCCCAACATTATTCGGTTTAAAGAG GTTGTATTAACTCCTACACATCTTGGAATTGTAATGGAGTATGCAGCGGGAGGAGAACTGTTCGATCGGATATCAAGCGCAGGACGATTCAGCGAAGCTGAG GCTAGATATTTCTTTCAACAACTCATTTGCGGAGTGTATTACTCACATGCAAtg CAAATATGCCATAGAGATCtgaaattagaaaatattttgctTGATGGAAGTCCAGCACCCCGTCTAAAAATTTGTGATTTTGGCTACTCGAag TCTTCTATTCTGcattcaaaccctaaatcaacgGTGGGGACTCCGGCATATATAGCCCCGGAAGTTTTTGGTCGTTCGGAATACGACGGGAAG TCAGTTGATGTGTGGTCTTGTGGAGTGGCACTCTATGTTATGTTGGTAGGAGCTTACCCTTTCGAAGACCCTAAAGATCCCCGCAATTTCCGAAAAACTGTCcag AAAATAATGGCTGTTAAGTACAAAATTCCAGGATATGTTCACATATCTGAAGATTGCAGGAACTTATTGTCTCGTATATTTGTTGCTAATCCATCACAT AGAATTACGCTCAAAGAGATTAGGAGTCATGCATGGTTCCTGAAGAATTTGCCAAGAGAACTAAAGGAGTCCGCCCAAGCAGTCTATTACCAAAGGAATGTTAATCTTATTAACCTTTCTCCTCAAAGAGTAGACGACATTATGAAGATAATTGGTGAGGCAAGGACCCTTCCAGACCTTTCACGCCCACTCGAATCCCGTGAAGATGGTGAAAAAGAtgatgttgaagaagaagaagaatatttgGATGCTAATGATGAAGAATGTGATGATGAATAtccataa